TGCCAGCAAACGTTGACTGTCACGGGCAAGCGTCGCAGGATTACAAGAAACATAGACTATGCGCTGTGCTGCAAAATGTCCCATTTGATCAATCAGGCCTGTTGCTCCCGCTCGCGCAGGATCGAGCAGGATTTTATCAAATGTCTGCTGTGCCCACGTTTGTTCAGTGAGATCATCGGCCAAGTTGGCTTGATAATATGACACATTATCCAATTGATTGATGCGAGCATTGTCTTGAGCTTTCAAAACCATCTCATCAATGCCTTCGATCCCGGTCACATGTTGCGCTTGTTGTGCCATTGGTAAACTGAAATTACCTAGACCACAAAACAAATCTAACACCCGATCTTCTTTATTCACTTCAAGCCAATCCATTGCTTGTGTCACCAGGTGCTCATTCACATCGCGGTTTACCTGAATAAAGTTCACAGGCGTAAACGGGGTCTTTACCCCATTTTCATCATAATAAAGTTCTTCGCCAATCTCTCGAATTAATTCATTATTTTCCGGCATGAAATATAACGTAATCTGCTCGTTCTGTGCATAATCACGCAATTTGCTGGCATCTTGCTCAGAAAGTGTTGAAAGAAACCGCAACAATACCCCTACGCCATTACTGCCTTCAACTAACTCTAGATGACCCAACATATCCGGGCGTTTAAACGTTTCTAATATTGCTTTCAAAGGCGCTAAATGACGATTTAAACGTGGCGTCAGTACCGGACATTCTGTGATGGTCGCAATATGCTTACTTTGGCGCTGACGAAAACCAAACTGCAATTGCTGCTGAGTTTTGCTCCAAAACAGACTTAAACGCGCCCGGCGGCGATATTGGGTGTCTTGTCCAAGAATAGGTTTAGCAAGTGACAAAGATTCTCCTGCAAATTTTGCCATCAACTGCGACAGCGTCTGCTGTTTATACTCAACTTGTGCTGCGCGCTCCAGATGCTGTAAATCGCAACCACCACATACTTGATAATGTGGACAAAACGGGACAACACGTTGTTCACTCGGCTTTTGTACCTTAATCAATTGCCCCCGAGCGTATTTACTTTTACTTTCCGTCAACTGCATCAATACGGTTTCTGTTGGCAACGCCCCATCAATAAAGACGGGTTTCTTATTTAAGAAGGCAATCCCTGAGCCTTGGTGATCCAATTTATCAATCAAGACCGACTGATGCTTTTTATTGATCGAGGTATTTTTCTTCGGTTGGTAAAAACGCGCCATGCTTACTACCTATATTATTTTTTTGGTTGTTTTTGCCCGTGTATCACTATTCTGCTTCGGGATGATTGTCGAATGGGGTGGAGTTGATTAAGCTAAGTCACTTATTGAATAACCAGCGTACTGCCATGCTTGGTTATTTTCCCATATCCACAGCACAATGTTTAGATAATAATGATTAAATCCCGATATGGCTTGCGCGCGCGCGTTATTACGCTGACCCTAGCACCGACACTGATCATTGGATTATTGCTCAGTGCGCTGTTTTCTTTCAATCGTTATCACGATCTTGAAAATCAAGTGGTCAAAGATGGCTCTAATATTATTGAGCCTTTATCCATCGCCAGTGAAGATTCACTACGCCACAACAGCCGTGAGGCGGTGAGGCGTATCATCAGCTATGCGCATCGTAAAAACTCGGATTTTGTGCGCAGTATTGCGGTATTCGATGCCAATAATGAATTGTTTGTCACGTCGAATTATCACCCTAACTTTGAAAAAATGATGTATCCGAAGGGTAAACCGATCCCGACACTAAACACCTCATTACTCGATGAGAATACACTCATATTACGAGCTCCTATCCTCGATGAAAGCCGATTAGTCGATAGTAACCTCAATGAAACCACAGCGCCTATTTTGGGCTATATCGCCATTGAACTCGATCTCTCTTCGCTGCGCTTACAGCAATATCAAGAAATTTTCTCGGCCTGTATCGTCTTAATTATTGGTTTGATCTTATCAGGAATCTTTGCCGTACGTTTAATGCATGATGTCACCAAACCGATCACCAATATGAAAAACGTGGTCGACAAAATTCGGCGTGGTCACCTTGATGTACGGATAGAAGGAACTCTACACGGTGAACTCGACGATCTGAAAAAAGGCATCAATGCGATGGCGATGTCGCTCTCGGAATATCATGTAGAAATGCAACATAGTATTGACCAAGCCACATCCGATTTACGTGAAACACTCGAACAATTAGAAATTCAAAACGTTGAGTTAGATATTGCCAAAAAGCGCGCCCAAGAAGCCGCACGGATTAAATCGGAGTTTTTGGCTAACATGTCTCACGAGCTGCGTACCCCTTTGAATGGTGTGATTGGGTTTACCCGTCAAATGCTGAAAACGCAAATGACAAACAGCCAAAAAGATTATCTACAAACCATTGAAAAATCAGCTAATAACCTACTGAATATCATTAATGATATTTTAGATTTCTCAAAACTAGAAGCCGGTAAACTCGCCCTCGAAAACATTCCATTTGAGTTCCAAGATGCGCTGGAAGAAGTCATTAGCTTGCAAGCCACCACGGCTCATGAAAAAGGCTTAGAACTGACGCTCAAAGTTGATAGCACTATCCCTGCAGGCTTAGTCGGCGACCCATTACGTATCCAACAAATCTTAACTAACTTAATGGGCAATTCAATTAAATTTACTGAGCATGGCAACATTGATATTAGTGTTGAAATGCGCGCACAGCATGAAGATTATGTCGAACTGCAATTCATGGTACGTGATACTGGTATCGGCATTTCCGAGCGCCAGCAAGCGCAACTTTTCCAAGCCTTTAGCCAAGCGGATGCCAGCATTTCACGTCGCTATGGCGGTACAGGGCTCGGACTGGTAATTACCCAAAAACTGGTCAATCAAATGGACGGAGAAATCAGTTTAACGAGCCGCTTACATCAAGGCTCCACTTTCTGGTTTACCCTACGCTTGCATCAAACTGATATGCCAATGAGCAGTAGCTTTTTAGAGCTTGATACCTTACAAGATAAGTCTCTATTATTAATTGAACCTAACCGCCAAGCGGCTTCTGTTTTACAACACTTCCTCGATGAATGTGGCATTAAAGTGGTGTACCGTTCTGGAGTAACGCAAGAGAGTCAGCAATATGACTTTGTATTATATAATTTATCGCCAGGCCAAGAGATTAATCGCTCTGAGCTGCATGAAAATTTGGGCGCCTTAAAAACCATTAGCCACCATTTAATTGTCGGTGTACCAAGTACTGAAATTGCACTTGCAGATGAATTAATGAAAGACTTTGCGGTACTCAGTATCACTAAACCGATTTCACGGAAAAAGCTTCTTAATGCCTTACTGACCCATCGCCCAGTCACATTCAAAGAACTCAGTACGCCAGATAGCATCGATCGTCTACCGCTCACGGTCATGGCTGTTGATGATAATCCAGCGAACCTCAAACTCATTACCGCATTACTTAAAGAGCGAGTCGCCAACGTCATTAGCTGCAAAAGTGGTATGGACGCAGTGCAAGAAGCCACGCAACGTCATTTCGATATCATTTTGATGGACATCCAGATGCCACACATGGATGGCGTCGCTGCCAGTGAAAAGATTCGGGCGACGGACATTAACAGCCAAACACCGATTATTGCCGTCACCGCTCACGCAATGAGTGGGGAGCGCGACCGACTACTGAAAGCGGGGATGGATGACTACCTGACTAAGCCAATTGAGGAGCATGTCCTTCAGCAAGTTCTGAGCAACTGGAACCCTCATCGCGATCCAGAGCAACTTGAAACCGTGCGCTTTGATGCATCACCAGAAACTGGGCCGGTGGTCAGCGCAACCGAGACGGCAATCAATTGGGAGGCGGCACTAAAACAAGCAGCAGGCAAAACCGATTTAGCTCAGGAAATGTTGCGTATGTTAGTGGATTACATCCCACAAGTATCGCAGGTTATCGAGGAAGCGTTAGCGGATGATGATTATTCTATCGAAGACCTGTTGCATCATATTCATAAGCTGCATGGTAGCTGCGCCTACAGCGGTGTACCACGGTTACAATCGTTATGTGGCACATTGGAAAACTTGTTACGGGCAGGCTCTAATGTCATTGATATTGAGCCTGAGTTGTTTGAACTTCAAGATGAGATGGACAAAGTTATCACCTCAGCCGAGCAGTATTTACCGGCTTAATTCATGATCTGCATCTGCATCAATGCGGGTAAACATTAACCCGCTGTAACATAAAAAACGACGCAAATGCGTCGTTTTTTTATAATCATTATCGGCATCCATTTACTCTACTTGCCTGACAATTTAAGCCGATTCAGCGATGACTGTGGCAACGGCATAATGTTTTTCGTCAGAAATCGATATATGATAGTGAACAATGCCTTTCTCTAAAGAAAGCTGCTTGGCAACGCCAGAGACATTCAAGATAGGCTTACCCAACTCATCATTCGCTACAGCAAAATCTTGAAAAGAAACACCTTTAGCAATACCTGTTCCTAATGCTTTTGAAGCGGCTTCTTTGACAGCAAAGCGCTTGGCTAGATAACGAGCTGGCTGCTTGGTTTGCGTAAACACTACCAGCTCATTGGGAGTTAAAATCCGCGCAGCAAAAGCTTGACCAGTGCGCTCTAATACGCGTTCAATGCGATCAATTTCACAAATGTCGGTCCCTAAACCTATCAGCATAATATTTAACGTCGCGCTTCAATCATCGCGAGTTTCATATCCAGCACAGCTTTATCTAGACCCTCAAACATTGCTCGGCCCATGATCGAGTGCCCAATATTCAATTCATAGATTTCAGGGATTTTCGCGATAGCCGCCACATTATGGTAGGTCAATCCATGTCCTGCATTCACGGTTAAGCCAAGATCCGCGGCATAGCTAGCAGCCGCAGAGATTTTTTTCAGTTCCGCTTGTTTCTCTTCTTCTGTTTCGGCATCGGCATAATGCCCAGTATGAAGCTCTACAAACGGAGCGCCGCACATTTTTGCCGCATCAATTTGCTCACGGTCTGCATCAATAAATAAAGAGACGCGGATCCCCGCTGCCGTTAGCTTTTCTGTGGCCGCTTTTACTTTCTCATGCTGGCCAAGTACATCCAACCCACCTTCTGTCGTCAGCTCGGCACGTTTTTCGGGAACTAAGCACACGTATTCAGGCTGCACATTGAGCGCAATCCCCACCATTTCGTCTGTCACAGCCATTTCTAGGTTCATGCGCGTTTGCAGGGTTTCACGCAATAAACGCACGTCACGATCTTGGATATGACGGCGATCTTCTCGTAAATGAACCGTAATACCATCAGCGCCCGCACGTTCAGCAATATCAGCCGCGTGTACAGGGTCTGGATACTTAGTGCCTCGCGCATTACGCAAGGTCGCAATATGATCGATATTTACACCTAGATAAATTGAGCTCATTTGTCTGTACTCCGTGCTCTGGGTAAAACTGTTCGTCTAAACAGCTCCCGACTTTTTAATGGTCTACCGCCAAGGTAAGGTTTTAAGGCAATTCGCGTGAAACGCTTCGCGGCTTGTAATTGGGTTGAGGTTTGAAAACGTCGCTCACTAATCGCAACCAGTTCATCCCCTAAGAAAGTGAGATTATCCTTTCTTACCGAAGCAATAAAGCCTTTTTGTTCACGATAACGATATGTCATCGTCGGCACAATCGGTTCTCCTGTTCCAGCGCAGTGCAAAAAGTCGACGCCGTATCCCAAAGAGGAGAGTAACGCTAACTCAAAGCGTCGTAACGCCGGTTCAGGGTTAGAGGCTTGTGCTAGTTCAGTGAGTACTGACAAATAATCGTGAAACAATTCTGGGTATGGACTTTCTGGCGAAATAATACGGTCTATCAGCTCATTAACATACATTGCTGAGTAAAGATTAATTCCCGTCAACGGTATACCCAAACTTATCGGCTCAGCTTGCCGCAACGTCTTCATCGAGCCTTTGCCAGACCATTTGAGTAACAGGGGGGTAAAAGGCTGCAAAGCACCTTTCAAATTAGAACGCTTACCTCGCGCCCCTTTTGCCATAATGGATAAACGTCCGTATTCTTCGCTAAACACGTCAAGAATCAAGCTCGATTCGCTATAAAGACGTCGATGTAAAACAAAGCAACGCTGTAAACCGTCAGTCATAATGTGATATCCAATGACAGCTTAGCACATAAAAAAGGAGAGAAAGCAAAGAGCCATACTTGTGTATGACTCTTTGTTGCATGAGTTTATAAATCGTCGATGTAACCAAGAGAGCGCAATGCGCGCTCATCATCA
This DNA window, taken from Vibrio palustris, encodes the following:
- the recO gene encoding DNA repair protein RecO → MTDGLQRCFVLHRRLYSESSLILDVFSEEYGRLSIMAKGARGKRSNLKGALQPFTPLLLKWSGKGSMKTLRQAEPISLGIPLTGINLYSAMYVNELIDRIISPESPYPELFHDYLSVLTELAQASNPEPALRRFELALLSSLGYGVDFLHCAGTGEPIVPTMTYRYREQKGFIASVRKDNLTFLGDELVAISERRFQTSTQLQAAKRFTRIALKPYLGGRPLKSRELFRRTVLPRARSTDK
- the acpS gene encoding holo-ACP synthase; amino-acid sequence: MMLIGLGTDICEIDRIERVLERTGQAFAARILTPNELVVFTQTKQPARYLAKRFAVKEAASKALGTGIAKGVSFQDFAVANDELGKPILNVSGVAKQLSLEKGIVHYHISISDEKHYAVATVIAESA
- the barA gene encoding two-component sensor histidine kinase BarA, whose amino-acid sequence is MIKSRYGLRARVITLTLAPTLIIGLLLSALFSFNRYHDLENQVVKDGSNIIEPLSIASEDSLRHNSREAVRRIISYAHRKNSDFVRSIAVFDANNELFVTSNYHPNFEKMMYPKGKPIPTLNTSLLDENTLILRAPILDESRLVDSNLNETTAPILGYIAIELDLSSLRLQQYQEIFSACIVLIIGLILSGIFAVRLMHDVTKPITNMKNVVDKIRRGHLDVRIEGTLHGELDDLKKGINAMAMSLSEYHVEMQHSIDQATSDLRETLEQLEIQNVELDIAKKRAQEAARIKSEFLANMSHELRTPLNGVIGFTRQMLKTQMTNSQKDYLQTIEKSANNLLNIINDILDFSKLEAGKLALENIPFEFQDALEEVISLQATTAHEKGLELTLKVDSTIPAGLVGDPLRIQQILTNLMGNSIKFTEHGNIDISVEMRAQHEDYVELQFMVRDTGIGISERQQAQLFQAFSQADASISRRYGGTGLGLVITQKLVNQMDGEISLTSRLHQGSTFWFTLRLHQTDMPMSSSFLELDTLQDKSLLLIEPNRQAASVLQHFLDECGIKVVYRSGVTQESQQYDFVLYNLSPGQEINRSELHENLGALKTISHHLIVGVPSTEIALADELMKDFAVLSITKPISRKKLLNALLTHRPVTFKELSTPDSIDRLPLTVMAVDDNPANLKLITALLKERVANVISCKSGMDAVQEATQRHFDIILMDIQMPHMDGVAASEKIRATDINSQTPIIAVTAHAMSGERDRLLKAGMDDYLTKPIEEHVLQQVLSNWNPHRDPEQLETVRFDASPETGPVVSATETAINWEAALKQAAGKTDLAQEMLRMLVDYIPQVSQVIEEALADDDYSIEDLLHHIHKLHGSCAYSGVPRLQSLCGTLENLLRAGSNVIDIEPELFELQDEMDKVITSAEQYLPA
- the pdxJ gene encoding pyridoxine 5'-phosphate synthase — translated: MSSIYLGVNIDHIATLRNARGTKYPDPVHAADIAERAGADGITVHLREDRRHIQDRDVRLLRETLQTRMNLEMAVTDEMVGIALNVQPEYVCLVPEKRAELTTEGGLDVLGQHEKVKAATEKLTAAGIRVSLFIDADREQIDAAKMCGAPFVELHTGHYADAETEEEKQAELKKISAAASYAADLGLTVNAGHGLTYHNVAAIAKIPEIYELNIGHSIMGRAMFEGLDKAVLDMKLAMIEARR
- the rlmD gene encoding 23S rRNA (uracil(1939)-C(5))-methyltransferase RlmD, which gives rise to MARFYQPKKNTSINKKHQSVLIDKLDHQGSGIAFLNKKPVFIDGALPTETVLMQLTESKSKYARGQLIKVQKPSEQRVVPFCPHYQVCGGCDLQHLERAAQVEYKQQTLSQLMAKFAGESLSLAKPILGQDTQYRRRARLSLFWSKTQQQLQFGFRQRQSKHIATITECPVLTPRLNRHLAPLKAILETFKRPDMLGHLELVEGSNGVGVLLRFLSTLSEQDASKLRDYAQNEQITLYFMPENNELIREIGEELYYDENGVKTPFTPVNFIQVNRDVNEHLVTQAMDWLEVNKEDRVLDLFCGLGNFSLPMAQQAQHVTGIEGIDEMVLKAQDNARINQLDNVSYYQANLADDLTEQTWAQQTFDKILLDPARAGATGLIDQMGHFAAQRIVYVSCNPATLARDSQRLLAQGYKLAKLGMLDMFPHTSHLESMALFIKS